ACGCAGGGCTCGCTCGGTCACGAGCGGGCGATGCTGTGGGTCGACTACGCGTACAACCTCCAGCGCGCGGTCGGGGCGATGATCGGGCTCGCGGACCGGCCCGCGCCCGGAGGCGGGCGGCTCGGCGACGACGACCGGTTCCGCGACGCGGTCGCGTCCTTCTACGTCGACACGCAGGCGCTCATGGCGATGGGCTATCGCGGCTTCTCGAAGTTCATGGCCGGCAAGGCGTCGCCCGAGCACTCGCTCCTCAAGTTGTACGGGAGCGAGTCGTTGCAGCGCTGCCTGCTCGCCGCGAGCGAGACGCTCGGGCCCGAGATGGTCGACCTCGACGTCTTCGGTCCGCAGATGTGGCGCGAGGGATCGTGGGCGATCCAGTACCTGCGCTCGTTCAGCGCCACGATCCCGGGCGGAACCAGCGAGATCCAGCGGAACATCATCGCCGAGCGCGTGCTCGGCCTGCCGCGCGCGTAGGCGATTCGCCGATGGCCGACCCGGAGCGCGTGCTCAGCGACACCGAGATCGCGAAGATGCGGACGCCGCTGTGGGAGCAGGCGAAGGCCGCGATCGACGCCGGCGACGCCGACGCCGCGAAGGAGCTCGTCGACCGCGCGGTCGCGCAGTGGGCGAGCCTCAAGGACTACTCGATCAACTGGATCACGACGCTGCTCACGTTCATCGCCGAGGAGCTCGGTGAAGACGCCGTCGAGCGCGCGCTGCGCCGCACCGGCGACGACTTCGTGCGGCCGCGGAGGAGCGGCGCGCGAACGCAACCGGCCGGCGCCGGGCCCGAAGGCGCGACGAGCGGGCGCGACCATGCGAACCGCGCGACCGGACGCGACTGGGGCGACCTGCCCGCCGCGCAGCGCGCCAAGGTGATCGCGCGCTCGATGCTCGGCAACATGGGCGAGGTCGAGGTCGACGAGGACGACGAGAAGATCATCCTCTCGTTCAAGTGCGGCAGCGGCGGCAAGCTCATCGACGACGGCCGCTACGAGGGCGAGCACGCGTACCACGTGCTGACCGAGCCATCGGGTCGCACGTTCATGCGCGACGAGCTGTGGGTCTACTGCGCGCACTGCTCGGTGAACAACGAGATCCAACCGCTCGAATGGGGCGAGTCGCCGACGAGCATCGAGCACCCGCCGATGCAACCGGGCGAGCGGTGCGTGCACCACGTGTACAAGGACGTGAAGGACACGCCCGTCGACGCATTCCGTCGCGTCGGCAAGGAACCGCCCCCGCAATGACCAACGACGCCTCGATTCGCGACCCGCGGGTGTCCCGTGGGTTTAGTGGTACTGCGTTCTTCGGCGATACGCCGAGAACGCAGTACCACTAACCGGCGGTCCAGCCGGTCTCGGTCGCCCACGGCTGTGCGACCGCGATCACGAGGTCGACGACCGGGTCCTTGATGTCGGAGTACACGCCGATGTCGTCCAGCTCCGCGGCAAGGGTGCGCTTGAACTGCGCGTACGCGGGGACCGCGTCGGGATGGGCGCGGAACCAGTCGCGGAAGAGCAGCGCGAGCCGTTCGTTGGGTGACCCCGCGACACGCGCGTGGAGGTTCACGTCGCCGTCGGGATGACGGCGACGCGACCAGAGCCGCTTGACCCAGCGCTCGGGATCGTCGTCCCAGCCCGCGGGCACGTGGTCGTGGTCCCACGGCTCGCGGACGAAGCCGGCTCGCGCGAGCGGCGCGTCGAGCACGGCCGCGGCGCGGTCGAGGTCGTCGACGCGCGCCTGGAGGTCGATCACGTTCTTCGCGGCCATGCCGGGGATCGACGTGCTGCCGATGTGGTCGACGCGCGCGACCGTGCCCCCGCCCGCGTGTATGACCAGCGCGGCGAGCGCGGCGGCGCGCTCGGGCCAACGCGTGTCGTATTCGGAGAGCAGCACCGGCACGAACGCACTCTACGGGGCTACCGTCCGCGCACGATCGAGGGGGATCCGATGGCGCAGACGGAGTTCGCGCAACGCGGCGACGTGAAGCTCGCGTACGAGACGGTCGGGCGCGGCGAGCCGCCGATCGTGTTCGTGCACGGCTGGTCGTGCGACCGCTCGTTCTTCTCGCCGCAGGTCGAGCACTTTGCGTCTCGCCACGCGGTCGCGTCGATCGACCTGCACGGTCACGGCGAGAGCTCGCGACCCGAACCCGGCGCGGGCCGCTACTCGATCGACGCGTTCGCCGACGACGTGCTCGCGGTCGCGGCCGATGCCGGCTTCGAGCGCCCCGTCGTGATCGGTCACAGCATGGGTGGCGTCACCGCGCTCGCGTGCGCGGCGCGTCCCGGCGCCGTGCGCGCCGCGGTGCTGGTCGATCCCGCGCCGATGGTGAACGCGTGGGTGAAGGAGTACCTCGCCGGCGTCGTCGACAACATCGAGACCGACACCGACGGCGCGTACCGCACCGACTTCGTCGGCAACATGTTCCTCCCGACCGATACCGCGCGCCGCGCCGAGATCATCGCGGGCATGTCCGAGATGCCGTGCGGCCCGGCGGCGGCTGCGATGCGCGGGATCATCGACTTCGACTCCGCTGCCGCGCTCGGCAACGTCGAGGTCCCGCTGCTCACCATCGGGTCGGCGACCGCGTCGGATCAGCCCGCCGAGCTGCGCGGCGCGTGCCCGACGATCACGATCGGCCAGACGGTCGGCGCCGGCCACTTCAACCAGCTCGAGGTGCCCGATCAGGTGAACGCGATGATCGAGCGCTTCTTCGCGGTCAACGGGATCCGCTAGCTGAGTCGTCGCCGTTCGGCCAGAACGGCCGGGTCGCTCCGCGGCCCGGCCGACTGGTCGACTGAGGCGTCGGGGAGGGCGAAGCTTGCGAGCCCGACCAGAGATCTCAGAGCGCTCGCAGCTGCTCGATCGGGAGCGTGGTCCAGACGTCGTGCCCGTCGGCGGTGACCGCGACGCAACGCTCGGCCCGGAAGCCGCCGCCGCCGTCCTCGTGCACGTAGGGCTCGATCATCAGCACGTCGCCGGGCGTGAGCACCATCGTGCGCTCGACGTCGACGCCGAGATCCGTGCCCGCGAACGGCGGCACGACGCCGCCGAACCCGACGCCGTGCGCGACGTACAGACCGCACGGCCACGGCGGCTCGCCGGCGCTCCACCCGTCGAGCGCGGCGGCGCGCAGATCGGCAGCGGTGGCGCCGGGACGGATCGCGTCGGTGACGCGATCGGCGAGCTCGGTCCAACGGCGCGCGAGCTTCGCTTCCGCAGCGGTCGGATCGCGACCCGCGATGTAGGTCGCGCCGAAGTCGGTGACGTACCCGTTGTGGAAGCAGCCGGCGTCGAGCCCGACGAGGTCGCCGCGCTCGATCACGCGTTCCGACGTCAGCTGCCGCCACGGCGCGCGCCCCGCCCATTCACCGCGCAGCCACGGCACCGCCGCGCGGTCGCGCGGGATGACCGTGACGACATGGTCGATGTGCGGCTGGAGTCCGAGCAGCGCGGCCTCGCGTGCGAGCACGTCGGAGCACTCGCGCTCGGTCATCCCGACCGCCCACGTGTGACGCGCGCGCACGACCGCGCGTTCGGTGCGGAGGTAGCCCTCGCGCAAGGTCGCGACTTCGGTCGGCGCGCGCGGGATGCTGCCCGCGAGCACCATGCCGCCCGCGTCGACGACGTCGAACCGTTGGGTCAGGCGCATGTGCTCGGTCGGCGTCAGGCGGTCGACGGCGATGCGACCGTGACGCGGCAGCGCGGTGAGCGCGGCCTCGACGTCGGCTTCGTCGAGGAGTGTGTCGCCGACGAGCGCCGCGCCCGCGCGGCCGGTGAGCAGGCGGATCGCCTCGGGCGTGCGCAGCCACCAGCCGGCGATGCCCTGCGCGTCCGCCGTGGCGAGCGCGCGAGCGCGTCGCGGCGCGACGAGCTCGTCGTCGTCGACCACCCCGCCGGTTGCCGCGGGCGGCAGCGGCCCGAGTGCAGGCTCGGCGTCGACGATCGTCGCACTCGGAAACGCGGCCGCGAGCGCCGCGAATGCGCTCGGTGCGGCGCGATCCATCGCGATGCGTTTCGGCACGGAACCGATCCACCGCGGCAGCGCGCGCGCGAAGGCGGTCGGGTCGAACGCGATCGGATGCACGTGGTCGGCCGGGAGATGCAACGCGCCATCGGGGTCGGGTGTGCACACGTGGACCGAGCCGTCGCGCGTCATCACCAGCGCCGGTCCCGGAGGGTCGCTCTGG
This genomic interval from Acidimicrobiia bacterium contains the following:
- a CDS encoding alpha/beta hydrolase; this encodes MAQTEFAQRGDVKLAYETVGRGEPPIVFVHGWSCDRSFFSPQVEHFASRHAVASIDLHGHGESSRPEPGAGRYSIDAFADDVLAVAADAGFERPVVIGHSMGGVTALACAARPGAVRAAVLVDPAPMVNAWVKEYLAGVVDNIETDTDGAYRTDFVGNMFLPTDTARRAEIIAGMSEMPCGPAAAAMRGIIDFDSAAALGNVEVPLLTIGSATASDQPAELRGACPTITIGQTVGAGHFNQLEVPDQVNAMIERFFAVNGIR
- a CDS encoding M24 family metallopeptidase yields the protein MNAGFLRDLDVDALVLTGVAAQEAIGGHRRIRVFQSDPPGPALVMTRDGSVHVCTPDPDGALHLPADHVHPIAFDPTAFARALPRWIGSVPKRIAMDRAAPSAFAALAAAFPSATIVDAEPALGPLPPAATGGVVDDDELVAPRRARALATADAQGIAGWWLRTPEAIRLLTGRAGAALVGDTLLDEADVEAALTALPRHGRIAVDRLTPTEHMRLTQRFDVVDAGGMVLAGSIPRAPTEVATLREGYLRTERAVVRARHTWAVGMTERECSDVLAREAALLGLQPHIDHVVTVIPRDRAAVPWLRGEWAGRAPWRQLTSERVIERGDLVGLDAGCFHNGYVTDFGATYIAGRDPTAAEAKLARRWTELADRVTDAIRPGATAADLRAAALDGWSAGEPPWPCGLYVAHGVGFGGVVPPFAGTDLGVDVERTMVLTPGDVLMIEPYVHEDGGGGFRAERCVAVTADGHDVWTTLPIEQLRAL
- a CDS encoding GrpB family protein — its product is MPVLLSEYDTRWPERAAALAALVIHAGGGTVARVDHIGSTSIPGMAAKNVIDLQARVDDLDRAAAVLDAPLARAGFVREPWDHDHVPAGWDDDPERWVKRLWSRRRHPDGDVNLHARVAGSPNERLALLFRDWFRAHPDAVPAYAQFKRTLAAELDDIGVYSDIKDPVVDLVIAVAQPWATETGWTAG